One region of Streptococcus parasanguinis genomic DNA includes:
- a CDS encoding C69 family dipeptidase: MKKILFKLLFGLMLIALFPVQVAQACSAFIVGKDLTTDGSMLYGRTEDYPYAPDGGRHNQNFVVVPAKDYKEGDKIEDESNGFTYPHLSHEMKYTATYDAARGDGSNGNFGAHGFNEVGVSMTATVSATPHDKILKADPLVKDGLPEASMIDLVLPRAKTAREGIEIVAKTLDEKGSAEGNIIVVADKNELWYMEILSGHQYVAIKFPQDRYAIFANTYYLGHVDLKDKDNVIASKDVEAVAKKADHYKTDKDGKFHIADSYGPDEYTERNRSRTYAGITLMDPKADVKYDDQHFDLLRKPTDPSKKYSLEDVFAEQRNRFEHLKQFTADDLAEPGKKVDTKKYKYALGNENVIDAHVYQIKKDLPSPFGGIVWLGLAQSRNTPYVPFYGLVNDTYGAFKVRSAKYDPTSWYWAVWHIDQMVMKYPDLFGTSIQDKWKKMEAGWIKEQAALDQKYSGLTDDQAKALQGEVTKESMDRADVIFKQIKATEKEMEDKIREEKGLEADFVYDGYNKANLMAAAEKDSSDKKPETCQEALGDTPKKASQTQDSSVVFSVLLGVLAVCGFSLAGFFYKKSKK; encoded by the coding sequence GGGAAAGGACTTAACCACGGATGGCTCTATGCTTTACGGTCGTACAGAGGACTATCCCTATGCACCAGATGGCGGGCGCCACAATCAAAACTTTGTTGTAGTTCCAGCAAAGGACTACAAGGAAGGGGATAAGATCGAAGATGAGTCCAATGGCTTTACCTATCCTCATTTGAGCCATGAAATGAAGTACACAGCGACCTATGATGCTGCGCGTGGTGATGGTAGCAACGGGAACTTCGGAGCTCATGGTTTTAATGAAGTGGGCGTGTCGATGACAGCGACGGTATCAGCGACTCCGCATGACAAGATTTTGAAAGCCGACCCTTTGGTCAAAGATGGCCTACCAGAAGCTTCCATGATCGACTTGGTCTTGCCTCGTGCAAAAACTGCTCGAGAAGGAATCGAAATCGTTGCCAAGACTCTGGATGAAAAAGGTTCTGCTGAAGGGAATATTATTGTCGTAGCAGATAAAAATGAGCTCTGGTACATGGAAATCCTCTCAGGTCACCAATATGTGGCTATTAAATTCCCACAAGACCGCTATGCTATTTTTGCCAATACCTACTATCTGGGACATGTCGATCTCAAGGACAAGGACAATGTCATTGCTTCAAAAGATGTAGAAGCAGTAGCTAAGAAAGCCGATCATTACAAGACGGATAAGGATGGCAAATTCCATATTGCGGATTCTTATGGTCCGGACGAATACACCGAACGCAACCGCTCACGGACCTATGCAGGGATTACCCTGATGGATCCAAAGGCAGATGTCAAATATGATGATCAACACTTTGATCTGCTTCGTAAACCAACGGATCCTTCTAAGAAGTATAGTCTAGAAGATGTTTTTGCCGAACAACGGAACCGTTTTGAACACCTCAAACAATTTACAGCAGATGACTTGGCCGAACCAGGTAAAAAAGTTGATACCAAGAAATACAAGTATGCTCTAGGAAATGAAAACGTCATTGATGCCCATGTCTATCAAATCAAGAAAGACTTACCAAGTCCATTTGGTGGAATCGTTTGGTTGGGTCTTGCCCAAAGTCGCAATACCCCATATGTCCCATTCTATGGCTTAGTCAATGACACCTACGGTGCCTTTAAAGTCCGCTCTGCTAAGTACGATCCAACTTCATGGTATTGGGCTGTTTGGCACATCGACCAAATGGTCATGAAATATCCAGACCTCTTTGGCACCAGTATCCAAGATAAATGGAAAAAAATGGAAGCCGGCTGGATCAAGGAACAAGCTGCTTTGGATCAAAAATATAGTGGTCTCACAGATGACCAAGCCAAAGCTCTTCAAGGTGAAGTCACCAAGGAATCCATGGATCGAGCAGATGTAATCTTCAAACAAATCAAGGCTACTGAAAAGGAAATGGAAGATAAGATTCGTGAAGAAAAGGGCTTGGAAGCTGACTTTGTCTACGATGGCTATAACAAAGCGAATTTAATGGCTGCTGCTGAAAAAGACAGTTCAGACAAGAAGCCAGAAACTTGTCAGGAAGCACTTGGGGATACCCCTAAAAAGGCTAGCCAGACCCAAGATTCAAGTGTGGTCTTCTCAGTCCTTCTTGGAGTATTGGCCGTTTGTGGATTTAGTTTAGCTGGATTCTTTTATAAGAAATCAAAAAAATAA
- the tehB gene encoding SAM-dependent methyltransferase TehB: MTQKLIAYKRMPIWTKDTMPEALQRKHNTKVGTWGKITVLKGQLRFIELTEEGEEIASHLFEAGAENPMAEPQAWHRVEAATDDVEWYLEFYCEPKDYFPKKYNTNPVHSEVLEAVGIVPAGKALDLGCGQGRNALFLAQHGFDVTAVDQNELALEILQSIVAEEDLEMPVGLYDINAAALTQNYDFIISTVVLMFLEADRIPAIIRNMQEHTNPGGYNLIVCAMDTEDYPCQMPFSFTFKEGELAEYYKDWELVKYNENPGHLHRRDENGHRIQLRFATMLAKKK, translated from the coding sequence ATGACACAAAAATTGATTGCTTACAAGCGCATGCCTATCTGGACCAAGGATACCATGCCAGAAGCTCTTCAAAGAAAGCACAATACCAAGGTAGGAACCTGGGGAAAGATTACTGTTTTAAAGGGTCAGTTACGATTTATTGAATTGACCGAAGAGGGGGAAGAAATCGCGAGCCACCTCTTTGAAGCAGGAGCAGAGAACCCCATGGCCGAGCCCCAGGCCTGGCATCGTGTCGAAGCGGCGACTGACGATGTGGAGTGGTACCTAGAATTTTACTGTGAGCCAAAAGACTATTTCCCCAAAAAATACAACACCAATCCTGTCCATTCAGAAGTGCTAGAAGCAGTGGGAATTGTCCCAGCTGGAAAGGCGCTGGATCTAGGATGCGGGCAAGGCCGCAACGCCCTCTTTTTGGCCCAACATGGCTTTGACGTGACAGCAGTGGATCAAAATGAACTGGCTCTTGAGATCTTACAAAGTATTGTCGCTGAGGAAGATCTAGAGATGCCAGTGGGACTCTATGATATCAATGCTGCAGCTCTTACCCAAAACTATGACTTCATCATATCGACTGTGGTCCTCATGTTTTTAGAGGCTGATCGGATTCCAGCGATTATCCGCAATATGCAAGAGCATACCAATCCAGGTGGTTACAATCTCATTGTCTGTGCTATGGATACGGAAGATTATCCTTGCCAGATGCCCTTCTCGTTCACCTTTAAAGAAGGAGAATTGGCGGAGTATTACAAGGATTGGGAATTGGTCAAATACAATGAAAATCCAGGCCATCTCCATCGTCGAGATGAGAATGGCCATCGGATTCAACTTCGATTTGCAACCATGTTGGCAAAGAAAAAATAA